In Sphingopyxis sp. 113P3, one DNA window encodes the following:
- the rpmA gene encoding 50S ribosomal protein L27: MAHKKAGGSSRNGRDSAGRRLGVKKFGGQEVIGGNIIVRQRGTKVYPGVNVGMGKDHTLFATADGRVRFHDGKLGRKYVSVDCMADAAE, encoded by the coding sequence ATGGCACATAAGAAAGCAGGCGGTTCCTCGCGCAACGGTCGCGACTCAGCCGGCCGTCGCCTTGGCGTGAAGAAGTTCGGCGGTCAGGAAGTGATCGGCGGCAACATTATCGTGCGTCAGCGCGGCACCAAGGTCTATCCGGGCGTCAACGTCGGGATGGGCAAGGACCACACGCTGTTTGCCACCGCTGACGGCCGCGTCCGATTCCACGACGGCAAGCTTGGCCGCAAATATGTGTCGGTCGACTGTATGGCAGACGCCGCCGAATAA